A part of Microbacterium terregens genomic DNA contains:
- a CDS encoding ROK family protein, giving the protein MRIGLDIGGTKTDAVAVDATGAIVRRLRLPTGWGPDAVIRTLLKAVRTLGAEAAAHGPIESVGIGIPGQVEPGTSRVVHAVNLGVEELDLVAAVGPRLGVAVRVENDVKAAAFGAYALQTVSSGSALGASGSMAYLNLGTGVAAGIVADGELWRGVRGTAGEVGHISIDPHGPLCRCGQRGCIEAFAGGGAIAERWGRNGPIAERWGRSGALPVRDVFDAADSGEPIARDLRAGLARGVAAAVRILVLTADVDVVVLGGGVSGLGARLLTDVSAELAASAEASPFMRSLRLERRVQLLPAGSPAAALGAALVGAPRAGAEGTRAHG; this is encoded by the coding sequence ATGAGGATCGGGCTCGACATCGGCGGGACCAAGACCGACGCGGTGGCCGTCGACGCGACGGGTGCGATCGTGCGCCGCCTGCGGCTCCCGACGGGATGGGGGCCGGATGCCGTGATCCGCACTCTTCTGAAGGCCGTGCGCACGCTCGGCGCAGAGGCGGCGGCGCACGGACCGATAGAGTCCGTCGGAATCGGCATCCCCGGGCAGGTCGAGCCGGGCACCTCGCGCGTGGTCCACGCCGTCAACCTGGGCGTCGAAGAGCTGGACCTCGTTGCCGCCGTGGGACCGCGGCTCGGCGTGGCGGTGCGGGTCGAGAACGACGTGAAGGCGGCGGCGTTCGGAGCGTACGCACTGCAGACTGTCAGCTCGGGCTCGGCGCTCGGCGCATCCGGGTCGATGGCCTACCTGAACCTCGGCACGGGGGTCGCCGCCGGGATCGTCGCCGACGGCGAGCTGTGGCGCGGGGTGCGCGGAACGGCCGGAGAAGTCGGGCACATCTCCATCGACCCGCACGGGCCGCTGTGCAGATGCGGCCAGCGCGGCTGCATCGAGGCGTTCGCGGGCGGCGGTGCCATCGCCGAGCGGTGGGGCCGGAACGGCCCCATCGCCGAGCGGTGGGGCCGTTCCGGCGCGCTACCGGTGCGAGACGTCTTCGACGCCGCCGATTCGGGTGAGCCGATCGCCCGGGATCTGCGGGCGGGCCTCGCTCGCGGCGTGGCGGCGGCCGTACGGATCCTCGTCCTGACGGCCGACGTGGACGTGGTCGTGCTCGGAGGAGGCGTATCGGGGTTGGGCGCGCGTCTTCTGACGGATGTGTCGGCCGAGCTCGCCGCCAGCGCCGAGGCCTCGCCGTTCATGCGCTCCCTTCGCCTCGAGCGGCGGGTGCAGCTG